One genomic region from Zalophus californianus isolate mZalCal1 chromosome 14, mZalCal1.pri.v2, whole genome shotgun sequence encodes:
- the ZNF74 gene encoding zinc finger protein 74 isoform X1 — METPAPKPQETALPSQEPALTLKKNPEDKLGQGLPEASSEESVTFKDVAVDFTQEEWGQLDSPQRALYRDVMLENYQNLLSLAGPPVCKPDVISHLERGEEPWQMPREVPGGACSEGEPGPGVKDRSCQQQGVYKEEPCQEPITEPLGRSRVQSSGLGVGQAHEGPAAAPVRGEAALRRSAPGSSGDVPPEGRWHGHKALEKDSPPGCTLFTPEAIPAQGDPPDGPTESFQSGEAAPRQRSAGPGRGPSKSSERGEHPPGSGQRGAVAGAGLFVCGECGKAFRQSSSLTLHRRWHAREKAYKCHECGKAFTWSTNLIEHQRIHTGEKPFFCGECGKAFSCHSSLNVHHRIHTGERPYKCSACEKAFSCSSLLNMHLRVHTGEKPYQCGACGKAFNQRTHLTRHQRIHTGEKPYQCGACGKAFTCHSSLTVHEKIHNGDKPFKCGECGKAFSSRSRLTLHQRIHTGEKPFKCGECGKAFSCHSYLVVHQRIHSGEKPFKCNECGKAFSSHSYLIVHQRIHTGEKPFDCSRCWKAFSCHSSLIVHQRIHTGEKPYKCGECGKAFSQNHCLIKHQKIHAGEKSFRCNECGEMFGWSAHLTEHRRRHSEEKPFAIQFNKHLLSTYYVPGALLGAGGAGVSSVDPIDALDMAKLLCAVQPSASRTSPLGSEPGN, encoded by the exons GAATCAGTGACTTTCAAGGATGTGGCTGTGGACTTCACCCAGGAGGAGTGGGGCCAGCTAGACTCCCCTCAGAGGGCCTTGTACCGtgatgtgatgctggagaactacCAGAACCTTCTTTCCCTGG CAGGACCCCCAGTCTGTAAGCCAGATGTGATCTCCCACCTGGAACGAGGCGAGGAGCCATGGCAGATGCCCAGAGAAGTCCCTGGAGGGGCTTGTTCAG AAGGGGAGCCCGGGCCTGGGGTGAAGGACAGGTCGTGTCAACAGCAGGGCGTTTACAAGGAAGAGCCTTGCCAAGAGCCAATCACCGAGCCACTGGGGCGGTCCAGGGTCCAGAGCTCCGGTCTGGGCGTCGGGCAGGCCCACGAGGGCCCCGCGGCTGCTCCCGTGCGGGGTGAGGCTGCGCTGCGGAGGTCAGCACCAGGCAGCAGTGGGGATGTTCCCCCGGAGGGGCGCTGGCACGGCCACAAGGCTTTGGAGAAGGATTCCCCCCCTGGGTGCACCCTCTTCACCCCCGAGGCCATTCCTGCCCAAGGAGACCCTCCTGACGGGCCCACCGAGAGCTTCCAGTCTGGCGAGGCGGCCCCCAGGCAGCGGAGCGCAGGCCCAGGGAGAGGCCCCAGCAAGTCCAGCGAGCGCGGCGAACACCCACCCGGGAGCGGGCAGCGGGGCGCTGTGGCCGGGGCTGGCCTCTTCGTGTGTGGTGAGTGCGGGAAGGCCTTCAGGCAGAGCTCGTCCCTGACCCTACACCGGCGGTGGCACGCCCGGGAGAAAGCCTACAAATGCCACGAGTGCGGCAAGGCCTTCACCTGGAGCACCAACCTCATCGAGCACCAGCGCatccacactggggagaagccGTTCTTCTGCGGcgagtgtgggaaggccttcagcTGCCACTCGTCGCTGAACGTGCATCACCGGATCCACACGGGCGAGCGGCCCTACAAGTGCAGCGCCTGCGAGAAGGCCTTTAGCTGCAGCTCACTGCTCAACATGCACCTGCGTGTGCACACGGGCGAGAAGCCGTACCAGTGCGGCGCATGCGGCAAGGCCTTCAACCAGAGGACGCACCTGACGCGCCACCAGCGCATCCACACCGGCGAGAAGCCCTACCAGTGCGGCGCGTGTGGCAAGGCCTTCACCTGCCACTCATCCCTGACCGTGCACGAGAAGATCCACAACGGGGACAAACCGTTCAAGTGCGGCGAGTGCGGCAAGGCCTTCAGCAGCCGCTCGCGCCTCACCCTGCACCAGCGCAtccacacgggcgagaagccGTTCAAGTGCGGCGAGTGTGGCAAGGCCTTCAGCTGCCACTCCTACCTCGTCGTGCACCAGCGCATCCACAGTGGCGAGAAGCCGTTCAAGTGCAACGAGTGCGGCAAGGCCTTCAGCTCCCACTCCTACCTCATCGTGCACCAGCGCATCCACACCGGGGAGAAGCCCTTTGACTGCAGCCGCTGCTGGAAGGCCTTCAGCTGCCACTCGTCCCTCATCGTGCACCAGCGCATCCACACCGGGGAGAAGCCCTACAAATGTGGCGAGTGTGGCAAGGCCTTCAGCCAGAATCACTGTCTCATCAAACATCAGAAGATCCACGCTGGGGAGAAGTCATTCAGATGTAACGAGTGTGGGGAAATGTTTGGCTGGAGTGCCCACCTCACAGAACACCGGAGAAGACACAGCGAGGAGAAGCCCTTTGCCATCCAGTTCAACAAGCAcctgctgagcacctactacgtgccaggcgcCCTGCTAGGCGCAGGGGGCGCGGGCGTGAGCAGCGTGGATCCAATCGATGCCCTGGACATGGCAAAGCTCCTGTGTGCGGTGCAGCCCTCGGCCAGCAGGACTTCCCCGCTGGGCAGCGAGCCTGGAAATTAG
- the SCARF2 gene encoding LOW QUALITY PROTEIN: scavenger receptor class F member 2 (The sequence of the model RefSeq protein was modified relative to this genomic sequence to represent the inferred CDS: deleted 1 base in 1 codon), with amino-acid sequence MEGAGPRGAGPARRRGAGGPPSPLLPPLLLLLLWLLPGPAAPQELNPRGRNVCRAPGSQEPTCCAGWRQQGDECGVAVCEGNSTCSENEVCVRPGECRCRHGYFGANCDTKCPRQFWGPDCKELCICHPHGQCEDVTGQCTCHARRWGARCEHACQCQHGVCHPRSGACRCEPGWWGAQCASACYCSATSRCDPQTGACLCHAGWWGRSCNNQCACNTSPCEQQSGRCQCRERTFGARCERYCQCFRGRCHPVDGTCACEPGYRGKYCREPCPAGFYGLGCRRRCGQCKGQQPCTVAEGRCLTCEPGWNGTKCDQPCSTGFYGEGCGHRCPPCRDGHACNHVTGKCTRCNAGWIGDRCETKCSNGTYGEDCAFVCADCGSGHCDFQSGRCLCSPGVHGPHCNLTCPPGLHGVDCAQACSCHEDSCDPVTGACRLETNQRKGVMGAGALLALLLGLLLSLLGCCCACRGKDPARRELTLGRKKAPQRLCGRFSRISMKLPRIPLRRQKLPKVVVAHHDLDNTLNCSFLEPPSGLEQPSPSWSSRASFSSFDTTDEGPVYCIPHEETATESRDAEPPTAPTEALASCPAPVTTPASTEEATPLPASSDSERSASSVEGPGGALYARVARREARPARARGEAGGLSLSPSPERRKPPPPDPATKPKVSWIHGKHGAAAAAGAPSPPLSGPEAAPSPSKRKRTPSDTSARPDEPGSPRARDPTPRPPGLAEEGPALSAPSPPRARARGRGPGLSEPTDAGGPPRSAPEAASMLAAELRDKTRSLGRAEGAPGAQGPREKPAPPQKAKRSVLPASPARASPAPEAPGPEKVAAGAPAPDTPRKKTPIQKPPRKKSREAAGELGRAGAPTL; translated from the exons ATGGAGGGCGCAGGGCCCCGGGGGGCCGGGCCGGCGCGGCGCCGGGGAGCCGGGGGGCCGCCGtcgccgctgctgccgccgctgctgctcctgctgctctGGCTGCTGCCCGGCCCCGCGGCGCCCCAGGAGCTGAACCCGCGCGGCCGCAACGTGTGCCGCGCGCCCGG ctcccaggAGCCCACGTGCTGTGCCGGCTGGAGGCAGCAGGGCGACGAGTGTGGGGTCG CGGTGTGCGAAGGCAACTCCACGTGCTCGGAGAACGAAGTGTGCGTGCGGCCGGGCGAGTGCCGCTGCCGCCATGGCTACTTCGGTGCCAACTGCGACACCA AGTGCCCGCGCCAGTTCTGGGGCCCCGACTGCAAAGAGCTGTGTATCTGCCACCCGCATGGGCAGTGTGAAGACGTGACGGGCCAGTGTACGTGTCACGCGCGGCGCTGGGGCGCACGCTGCGAGCATGCGTGCCAGTGCCAGCATGGCGTGTGCCACCCGCGGAGCGGCGCGTGTCGCTGCGAGCCTGGCTGGTGGGGCGCGCAGTGCGCCAGCGCGTGCTACTGCAGCGCCACGTCGCGCTGCGACCCACAGACGGGCGCGTGCCTGTGCCACGCAGGCTGGTGGGGCCGCAGCTGCAACAATCAGTGCGCCTGCAACACGTCGCCGTGCGAGCAACAGAGCGGCCGCTGCCAGTGCCGCGAGCGCACGTTTGGCGCGCGCTGCGAGCGCTACTGCCAGTGCTTTCGCGGCCGCTGCCACCCTGTGGACGGCACGTGCGCCTGCGAGCCGGGCTACCGGGGCAAGTACTGCCGGGAGCCGTGCCCTGCCGGCTTCTACGGCCTGGGCTGCCGCCGCCG ATGCGGCCAGTGCAAAGGCCAGCAGCCTTGCACGGTGGCCGAGGGCCGCTGCCTGACTTGCGAGCCCGGCTGGAACGGCACCAAGTGCGACCAGCCGTGCTCCACCGGCTTCTATGGCGAGGGCTGCGGCCACCGCTGCCCGCCCTGCCGCGACGGGCATGCCTGCAACCACGTCACTGGCAAGTGCACGCGCTGCAACGCGGGCTGGATCGGCGACCG GTGCGAGACCAAGTGCAGCAATGGCACTTACGGCGAGGACTGTGCATTTGTGTGCGCCGACTGCGGCAGCGGCCACTGCGACTTCCAGTCGGGGCGTTGCCTGTGCAGCCCTGGCGTCCACGGGCCCCA CTGTAACCTGACGTGCCCGCCTGGGCTACACGGCGTGGACTGCGCCCAGGCCTGCAGCTGCCACGAGGACTCGTGCGACCCGGTCACTGGTGCCTGCCGCCTGG AGACCAACCAGCGCAAGGGCGTGATGGGCGCGGGTGCGTTGCTTGCGCTGCTCCTCGGCCTGCTGCTCTCGCTGCTCGGCTGCTGCTGCGCCTGCCGCGGCAAGGACCCGGCGCGCCG gGAGCTCACGCTCGGGAGGAAGAAGGCGCCGCAGCGATTGTGCGGTCGCTTCAGCCGCATCAGCATGAAGCTGCCCCGGATCCCGCTCCGGAGGCAGAAGCTGCCCAAGGTCGTAG tggCCCATCACGACCTGGATAACACACTCAACTGTAGCTTCCTGGAGCCACCGTCGGGGCTGGAGCAGCCCTCGCCATCATGGTCCTCCCgggcctccttctcctccttcgaCACCACCGATGAGGGGCCCGTGTACTGCATACCCCACGAGG AGACCGCAACCGAGAGCCGGGACGCGGAGCCCCCCACCGCCCCTACCGAGGCGCTGGCGTCATGCCCCGCGCCGGTGACCACGCCGGCGTCCACAGAGGAGGCGACGCCCCTCCCCGCGTCCTCTGACAGCGAGCGGTCGGCGTCTAGCGTGGAGGGGCCCGGCGGGGCGCTGTATGCGCGCGTGGCCCGGCGCGAGGCCCGGCCGGCCCGGGCccggggagaggctgggggcctGTCGCTTTCGCCATCTCCCGAGCGCAGGAAGCCGCCTCCACCCGACCCTGCCACCAAGCCCAAGGTGTCCTGGATCCACGGCAAGCATGGCGCCGCTGCCGCTGCAGGTGCGCCCTCACCGCCACTCTCGGGACCCGAGGCCGCGCCCAGTCCCAGCAAGAGGAAACGGACGCCCAGCGACACGTCGGCGCGGCCGGATGAGCCCGGCAGCCCCCGGGCCCGCGACCCAACGCCTCGGCCCCCGGGGCTGGCGGAGGAGGGGCCCGCCCTCTCCGCCCCCTCGCCACCTAGGGCTCGGGCGCGG GGTCGCGGCCCTGGCCTCTCGGAGCCCACGGACGCTGGCGGTCCCCCGCGCAGCGCGCCCGAGGCCGCCTCCATGCTGGCCGCGGAGCTGCGCGACAAGACTCGCAGCCTGGGCCGCGCCGAAGGGGCTCCGGGCGCGCAGGGCCCGCGAGAGAAGCCGGCGCCGCCGCAGAAGGCCAAGCGCTCGGTGCTGCCCGCCTCGCCGGCCCGCGCTTCCCCTGCGCCAGAGGCCCCGGGGCCCGAGAAAGTGGCGGCCGGCGCGCCCGCGCCTGACACCCCCCGGAAGAAGACCCCCATCCAGAAGCCGCCGCGCAAGAAGAGCCGGGAAGCGGCGGGCGAGCTGGGCAGGGCGGGCGCGCCCACCCTGTAG
- the ZNF74 gene encoding zinc finger protein 74 isoform X2, with protein sequence METPAPKPQETALPSQEPALTLKKNPEDKLGQGLPEASSEESVTFKDVAVDFTQEEWGQLDSPQRALYRDVMLENYQNLLSLGPPVCKPDVISHLERGEEPWQMPREVPGGACSEGEPGPGVKDRSCQQQGVYKEEPCQEPITEPLGRSRVQSSGLGVGQAHEGPAAAPVRGEAALRRSAPGSSGDVPPEGRWHGHKALEKDSPPGCTLFTPEAIPAQGDPPDGPTESFQSGEAAPRQRSAGPGRGPSKSSERGEHPPGSGQRGAVAGAGLFVCGECGKAFRQSSSLTLHRRWHAREKAYKCHECGKAFTWSTNLIEHQRIHTGEKPFFCGECGKAFSCHSSLNVHHRIHTGERPYKCSACEKAFSCSSLLNMHLRVHTGEKPYQCGACGKAFNQRTHLTRHQRIHTGEKPYQCGACGKAFTCHSSLTVHEKIHNGDKPFKCGECGKAFSSRSRLTLHQRIHTGEKPFKCGECGKAFSCHSYLVVHQRIHSGEKPFKCNECGKAFSSHSYLIVHQRIHTGEKPFDCSRCWKAFSCHSSLIVHQRIHTGEKPYKCGECGKAFSQNHCLIKHQKIHAGEKSFRCNECGEMFGWSAHLTEHRRRHSEEKPFAIQFNKHLLSTYYVPGALLGAGGAGVSSVDPIDALDMAKLLCAVQPSASRTSPLGSEPGN encoded by the exons GAATCAGTGACTTTCAAGGATGTGGCTGTGGACTTCACCCAGGAGGAGTGGGGCCAGCTAGACTCCCCTCAGAGGGCCTTGTACCGtgatgtgatgctggagaactacCAGAACCTTCTTTCCCTGG GACCCCCAGTCTGTAAGCCAGATGTGATCTCCCACCTGGAACGAGGCGAGGAGCCATGGCAGATGCCCAGAGAAGTCCCTGGAGGGGCTTGTTCAG AAGGGGAGCCCGGGCCTGGGGTGAAGGACAGGTCGTGTCAACAGCAGGGCGTTTACAAGGAAGAGCCTTGCCAAGAGCCAATCACCGAGCCACTGGGGCGGTCCAGGGTCCAGAGCTCCGGTCTGGGCGTCGGGCAGGCCCACGAGGGCCCCGCGGCTGCTCCCGTGCGGGGTGAGGCTGCGCTGCGGAGGTCAGCACCAGGCAGCAGTGGGGATGTTCCCCCGGAGGGGCGCTGGCACGGCCACAAGGCTTTGGAGAAGGATTCCCCCCCTGGGTGCACCCTCTTCACCCCCGAGGCCATTCCTGCCCAAGGAGACCCTCCTGACGGGCCCACCGAGAGCTTCCAGTCTGGCGAGGCGGCCCCCAGGCAGCGGAGCGCAGGCCCAGGGAGAGGCCCCAGCAAGTCCAGCGAGCGCGGCGAACACCCACCCGGGAGCGGGCAGCGGGGCGCTGTGGCCGGGGCTGGCCTCTTCGTGTGTGGTGAGTGCGGGAAGGCCTTCAGGCAGAGCTCGTCCCTGACCCTACACCGGCGGTGGCACGCCCGGGAGAAAGCCTACAAATGCCACGAGTGCGGCAAGGCCTTCACCTGGAGCACCAACCTCATCGAGCACCAGCGCatccacactggggagaagccGTTCTTCTGCGGcgagtgtgggaaggccttcagcTGCCACTCGTCGCTGAACGTGCATCACCGGATCCACACGGGCGAGCGGCCCTACAAGTGCAGCGCCTGCGAGAAGGCCTTTAGCTGCAGCTCACTGCTCAACATGCACCTGCGTGTGCACACGGGCGAGAAGCCGTACCAGTGCGGCGCATGCGGCAAGGCCTTCAACCAGAGGACGCACCTGACGCGCCACCAGCGCATCCACACCGGCGAGAAGCCCTACCAGTGCGGCGCGTGTGGCAAGGCCTTCACCTGCCACTCATCCCTGACCGTGCACGAGAAGATCCACAACGGGGACAAACCGTTCAAGTGCGGCGAGTGCGGCAAGGCCTTCAGCAGCCGCTCGCGCCTCACCCTGCACCAGCGCAtccacacgggcgagaagccGTTCAAGTGCGGCGAGTGTGGCAAGGCCTTCAGCTGCCACTCCTACCTCGTCGTGCACCAGCGCATCCACAGTGGCGAGAAGCCGTTCAAGTGCAACGAGTGCGGCAAGGCCTTCAGCTCCCACTCCTACCTCATCGTGCACCAGCGCATCCACACCGGGGAGAAGCCCTTTGACTGCAGCCGCTGCTGGAAGGCCTTCAGCTGCCACTCGTCCCTCATCGTGCACCAGCGCATCCACACCGGGGAGAAGCCCTACAAATGTGGCGAGTGTGGCAAGGCCTTCAGCCAGAATCACTGTCTCATCAAACATCAGAAGATCCACGCTGGGGAGAAGTCATTCAGATGTAACGAGTGTGGGGAAATGTTTGGCTGGAGTGCCCACCTCACAGAACACCGGAGAAGACACAGCGAGGAGAAGCCCTTTGCCATCCAGTTCAACAAGCAcctgctgagcacctactacgtgccaggcgcCCTGCTAGGCGCAGGGGGCGCGGGCGTGAGCAGCGTGGATCCAATCGATGCCCTGGACATGGCAAAGCTCCTGTGTGCGGTGCAGCCCTCGGCCAGCAGGACTTCCCCGCTGGGCAGCGAGCCTGGAAATTAG